The Pseudomonas baetica genome includes a region encoding these proteins:
- a CDS encoding cysteine hydrolase family protein: MELQANAALIIIDQQKGILQPRLGRRNNPQAEERILDLLGLWRRSGRPVIHAQHLSRSPDSVFWPEQSGVEFQQRFLPQDGEWLIQKHVPDAFCATGLQARLREAGIGQLIIVGVATNNSVESTARTAGNLGFDAWVAEDACFTFDKADYFGTPRSAEEVHGMSLGNLHGEYATVVSSAWILAAA, from the coding sequence ATGGAGCTGCAGGCCAACGCTGCACTGATCATCATCGACCAGCAAAAGGGCATCCTGCAGCCGCGCTTGGGGCGCCGGAACAATCCGCAGGCCGAAGAACGAATCCTCGATCTGCTGGGGCTTTGGCGCCGCAGCGGGCGGCCGGTGATTCATGCGCAGCACTTGTCGCGTTCGCCGGATTCGGTGTTCTGGCCCGAGCAATCCGGGGTGGAGTTTCAGCAAAGATTTTTGCCGCAGGACGGTGAGTGGCTGATCCAGAAACACGTGCCGGATGCGTTTTGTGCCACCGGGCTGCAGGCGCGGTTGCGGGAAGCGGGGATCGGACAGTTGATCATCGTTGGCGTGGCTACCAACAACTCAGTGGAGTCGACAGCGCGCACGGCGGGCAATCTGGGGTTTGATGCCTGGGTGGCGGAGGATGCGTGCTTCACCTTCGACAAGGCCGATTATTTCGGCACGCCGCGTTCAGCCGAAGAGGTACACGGGATGTCGCTGGGTAATTTGCACGGGGAGTATGCGACGGTGGTCAGTTCGGCGTGGATTCTGGCTGCAGCCTGA
- a CDS encoding CopD family protein: MTPFSLVYPLHVLSALVWVGGMFFAWMVLRPAAVKALDGPARLTLWVEVFQGFFRWVWVAVILLPISGVGMLHLQQVGFETAPKYVQVMIGLYVVMTALFIRIQGLMLPELRTAVAAKDWPAGAAVLGRIRRVVGINLIVGLVLVAIAAARP, translated from the coding sequence ATGACACCTTTTAGCCTCGTTTATCCACTGCATGTCTTGTCCGCTCTGGTCTGGGTCGGCGGCATGTTTTTCGCCTGGATGGTCTTGCGCCCCGCGGCTGTGAAGGCTCTGGACGGGCCCGCGCGACTGACCTTGTGGGTGGAAGTGTTTCAAGGTTTTTTCCGCTGGGTGTGGGTCGCGGTGATCCTGTTGCCGATCAGCGGCGTGGGCATGTTGCATTTGCAGCAGGTCGGCTTTGAGACGGCGCCTAAGTACGTGCAGGTGATGATCGGGTTGTATGTGGTGATGACGGCGCTGTTTATCCGCATTCAGGGGTTGATGCTGCCTGAGCTGCGTACGGCGGTCGCCGCGAAAGACTGGCCGGCGGGTGCCGCGGTGCTGGGGCGGATTCGGCGGGTGGTGGGGATTAATCTGATTGTCGGGTTGGTGCTGGTGGCGATTGCGGCGGCGCGGCCGTGA
- a CDS encoding LEA type 2 family protein, which produces MLGHWRTFKFVTLLLVLGLGGCASWFSDDSVDPAVHLVKVEVVRAKLLEQKFILHFRIDNPNDSDLTVRGLEYRIHLADMLLAEGEHEHWFTVGPKRSAYFKVPIRTNLWPKVKDVVKMLKNPNQQIPYRLQGEMETGLFIAHYVHLERNGVIIPADLIPEQHR; this is translated from the coding sequence ATGCTCGGTCACTGGCGCACATTCAAATTCGTCACTTTGCTGCTGGTTCTGGGCCTGGGGGGCTGCGCCTCTTGGTTCAGCGACGACAGCGTCGACCCCGCCGTGCACCTGGTCAAAGTCGAAGTGGTGCGCGCCAAGTTGCTTGAGCAAAAATTCATCCTGCACTTTCGCATCGACAACCCCAACGACAGCGATCTGACCGTACGCGGCCTGGAATACCGCATTCATCTGGCCGACATGCTGCTGGCCGAAGGGGAACATGAACACTGGTTTACCGTTGGCCCCAAACGCAGCGCGTACTTCAAAGTACCGATCCGCACCAACCTGTGGCCAAAGGTGAAGGACGTGGTGAAAATGCTGAAAAATCCGAATCAGCAGATTCCCTATCGTTTGCAGGGTGAGATGGAAACCGGTTTATTCATCGCTCACTACGTGCACCTTGAGCGCAATGGCGTGATAATCCCCGCCGATTTAATTCCGGAGCAACACCGATGA
- a CDS encoding OmpA family protein, which yields MTVFSRSVLPVLLLGSLLTGCATHSDGTAPLNQRTWPICSLIGGLVGGGLGAIESAGWAGGGAALGILTGGLICYAQDGDEDDDGVFDRRDRCPDTPANTPVDHRGCPLPQYPIVEKTVEPAPQTEVITLSDAGNVLFDFDKSDLTPSARAQLDTLMDKLSNADVVSIKVIGHTDSKGSDGYNQALSERRASSVAAYLLSQGLAPNKLTSEGRGESEPVADNATDEGRAQNRRVELHINR from the coding sequence ATGACTGTTTTCTCAAGGTCCGTCTTGCCGGTGCTGCTGCTTGGCAGCTTGCTCACCGGTTGCGCCACCCACAGCGATGGCACTGCACCCCTCAATCAACGTACCTGGCCGATCTGCAGCCTTATTGGCGGGCTGGTCGGCGGCGGCCTCGGCGCTATTGAAAGCGCTGGCTGGGCCGGTGGCGGCGCTGCGCTGGGGATCCTTACCGGCGGACTGATCTGTTATGCCCAGGACGGCGATGAAGACGACGACGGCGTGTTCGACCGGCGCGACCGTTGCCCGGATACACCGGCCAATACCCCGGTCGATCACCGTGGTTGCCCGCTACCGCAATATCCTATTGTTGAGAAAACGGTCGAACCGGCCCCGCAAACCGAAGTCATCACGTTGAGCGACGCTGGCAACGTCCTGTTCGATTTCGACAAGTCCGACCTGACGCCGTCGGCGAGAGCCCAGCTCGATACGCTGATGGACAAGCTGAGTAATGCCGATGTGGTCAGCATCAAGGTGATCGGCCATACCGACAGTAAAGGGTCAGATGGCTACAACCAGGCGCTTTCCGAACGTCGCGCCAGCAGCGTGGCCGCGTATCTGCTGAGTCAGGGCCTGGCCCCGAACAAACTCACCAGTGAAGGACGTGGCGAAAGTGAACCAGTGGCGGATAACGCTACCGACGAGGGCCGCGCGCAAAACCGTCGCGTGGAGTTACACATCAATCGATAG
- a CDS encoding SEC-C metal-binding domain-containing protein → MTQQPHVHGPDCNHDHDHDHHDHDHGHVHGPNCGHAHQEPVRNALKDVGRNDPCPCGNGKKFKKCHGA, encoded by the coding sequence ATGACTCAGCAACCCCATGTCCATGGCCCTGACTGCAACCACGATCATGATCATGACCATCACGATCATGACCACGGCCATGTCCACGGCCCGAACTGCGGCCACGCCCACCAGGAACCGGTGCGCAACGCCCTGAAAGACGTCGGCCGCAACGACCCTTGCCCATGCGGCAACGGCAAGAAATTCAAGAAGTGCCACGGGGCTTGA
- a CDS encoding YchJ family protein, whose amino-acid sequence MSTAICPCGSGNLLDACCGHYHEGLPAPCAEALMRSRYSAYVLGLIDYLVATTLPAQQQGLDRQSISAWSAQSTWLGLEVESSEVFGGQPEHAFVTFTARWHDSQGEHSHRERSSFVQNAGRWYFIDPTVQLKLGRNDSCPCASGQKFKKCCAGYFGA is encoded by the coding sequence ATGAGTACAGCCATTTGCCCCTGCGGCAGCGGCAATCTGCTGGATGCCTGCTGCGGTCACTATCACGAAGGCCTCCCGGCCCCATGCGCCGAAGCCTTGATGCGCTCGCGCTACAGCGCCTACGTGCTGGGGCTGATCGACTATCTGGTGGCAACCACCCTGCCCGCCCAGCAACAGGGGCTGGATCGCCAATCGATCAGTGCCTGGAGCGCGCAAAGCACCTGGCTTGGCCTCGAGGTCGAAAGTTCGGAAGTCTTCGGCGGCCAGCCGGAACACGCTTTCGTCACCTTCACCGCACGCTGGCACGACAGCCAGGGCGAACACAGCCACCGCGAGCGCTCCTCGTTTGTGCAGAACGCCGGGCGCTGGTACTTCATCGACCCGACCGTGCAACTGAAGCTGGGGCGTAATGACAGTTGCCCGTGTGCCAGCGGGCAGAAGTTCAAGAAGTGCTGTGCGGGGTATTTCGGCGCTTGA
- a CDS encoding DUF1145 domain-containing protein, which yields MKVFWGLGRLLTLLFCCVVLVNQLVPFVHPLHLLVNLAGGLLLLIHVFEVLLCNRSLKGRTHPWRDRGRILLFGVFHLQTIPAPAAPEASSHA from the coding sequence ATGAAAGTGTTTTGGGGGCTGGGGCGGTTATTGACCCTGCTGTTCTGCTGCGTGGTACTGGTCAATCAGCTAGTGCCGTTCGTACATCCGCTGCATCTGCTGGTCAATCTGGCCGGCGGTCTGTTGCTGCTGATCCATGTGTTCGAAGTGCTGCTGTGCAACCGCAGCCTCAAGGGGCGTACGCACCCTTGGCGTGATCGTGGCCGCATCCTGCTGTTCGGCGTATTCCACCTGCAAACCATCCCGGCCCCGGCCGCTCCGGAGGCTTCTTCCCATGCGTAA
- a CDS encoding penicillin acylase family protein yields the protein MASPALTHFLPRFGVAAAVTGVLSLSGCQTWNAQDTLPPTSGVQPLKGLAQNVSVRRNAMGMPLIESNSFHDALFSLGYVHASDRINQMVTLRLLAQGRLAEMSGASMLDADRYMRAVNLKKSAAELYKASSPRLKRFFEVYARGVNAYLFRYADKLPGDLATSGYKPEYWKPEDSALIFALLNFSQSANLPEEISSLVLAQTVTSDKLAWLTPSAPDENLPLAEADKLQGLKLNGQIPGLSELSNASQQLSALNLLGTTSSNNWAIAPQRSRSGKSLLASDSHGPLAAPSLWSFVQIRAPKYQAAGVTVAGLPMVLGGFNGKVAWSMTSVLGDNQDLFLEKIRRQGSTLSYEVNGKWQPVGVRNETYFVKGQRPIREAVYETRHGALLNSAQAAAQGNGFGLALQTPSFTDDKSLDAFFDLSRAQTVERASDASREIRAIALNLVFADASNIGWQVTGRFPNRREGEGLLPSPGWEGRYDWDGYADPMLHPYDQDPAQGWLGTANQRVIPHGYGMQLSNSWAAPERGERLAELAGSGKHDSRSVIAMQYDQTTTFAAKLKKVFEAPGMKQPLKQAIDALPEADRSKAREAFTRLMAFDGKLSPTSADAAIYELFLQESMKQIFLDELGPESSRAWKAFIANGDLSYAAQADHLLGREDSPFWDDIRTPQKEDKAVMLARSFAAAITASDTQLGGDHKAWQWGKLHSYTWKNANGQTVRGPLAAGGDHTTLNTSAFAWGLDFTTTRAPSMRFIVDFGQAEPLMGQNGTGQSGNPVSPNYLNGIDAWLKGQYIGLPMQPQNFDRVYGKTRLTLTPGK from the coding sequence ATGGCCTCGCCAGCCCTTACACATTTTCTTCCCCGGTTCGGCGTTGCCGCAGCAGTGACCGGTGTTTTGAGCCTCTCCGGTTGCCAGACCTGGAACGCTCAGGACACCCTCCCGCCCACCTCCGGCGTGCAACCGCTCAAGGGGCTGGCGCAGAACGTTTCGGTGCGCCGCAATGCCATGGGCATGCCGTTGATCGAAAGCAACAGCTTCCATGACGCGCTGTTCTCGCTCGGTTATGTCCACGCCAGCGACCGCATCAACCAAATGGTCACCCTGCGCCTGCTGGCTCAGGGCCGTCTGGCAGAAATGTCCGGCGCCTCGATGCTCGATGCCGACCGCTACATGCGCGCAGTCAATCTGAAGAAAAGCGCCGCCGAGCTGTACAAGGCCTCGTCGCCGCGCCTCAAGCGTTTCTTCGAAGTGTATGCGCGGGGCGTCAACGCTTACCTGTTCCGCTACGCCGACAAACTTCCGGGCGACCTCGCCACCAGCGGTTACAAGCCGGAATACTGGAAACCGGAAGATTCCGCGCTGATTTTCGCCCTGCTGAACTTCAGCCAGTCGGCCAACTTGCCGGAAGAAATCTCGTCACTGGTGCTCGCGCAAACCGTGACCAGCGACAAACTCGCCTGGCTGACCCCGTCCGCCCCGGATGAAAACCTGCCGCTGGCCGAAGCCGACAAGCTGCAAGGCCTCAAGCTCAATGGGCAAATCCCAGGGCTGAGCGAACTGAGCAATGCCAGCCAGCAACTGTCGGCATTGAACCTGCTCGGCACCACCTCTTCGAATAACTGGGCAATCGCCCCGCAACGCAGCCGCAGCGGCAAAAGCCTGCTGGCCAGCGACAGCCATGGCCCGCTGGCCGCGCCGTCGCTGTGGAGCTTCGTGCAGATCCGTGCGCCGAAATATCAGGCCGCCGGCGTGACCGTCGCTGGTTTGCCGATGGTGCTGGGTGGTTTCAACGGCAAAGTGGCGTGGAGCATGACCAGCGTGCTCGGCGACAACCAGGACCTGTTCCTGGAAAAAATCCGTCGTCAGGGCAGCACGCTTTCCTACGAAGTAAATGGCAAATGGCAGCCTGTAGGCGTGCGCAACGAAACCTATTTCGTCAAAGGCCAGCGGCCGATTCGCGAAGCGGTGTACGAAACCCGCCATGGCGCGCTGCTCAACAGTGCCCAGGCTGCCGCACAAGGCAACGGTTTCGGCCTGGCCCTGCAGACGCCAAGCTTCACCGACGACAAATCGCTGGATGCGTTTTTTGATCTGAGCCGCGCACAAACCGTTGAACGCGCCTCGGACGCGAGCCGGGAAATCCGCGCTATCGCGCTGAATCTGGTATTCGCCGATGCGAGCAATATCGGCTGGCAAGTCACCGGCCGCTTCCCGAATCGCCGTGAAGGCGAAGGCCTGCTGCCGTCGCCGGGCTGGGAAGGTCGTTACGACTGGGACGGTTACGCCGACCCGATGCTGCATCCGTACGATCAAGACCCGGCGCAAGGCTGGCTCGGCACCGCCAACCAGCGCGTCATCCCCCACGGCTACGGCATGCAACTGTCGAACTCCTGGGCCGCACCGGAACGTGGCGAACGTCTGGCCGAGCTGGCCGGCAGCGGCAAGCACGACAGCCGCAGCGTGATCGCCATGCAGTACGACCAGACCACGACCTTCGCCGCCAAACTGAAGAAAGTCTTCGAAGCACCGGGCATGAAGCAACCGCTGAAACAGGCGATCGACGCCCTGCCAGAAGCCGATCGCAGCAAGGCACGCGAGGCATTTACAAGGCTGATGGCGTTCGACGGCAAGCTCAGCCCGACCTCGGCGGATGCAGCGATCTACGAACTGTTCCTGCAAGAAAGCATGAAGCAGATCTTCCTCGACGAACTCGGCCCCGAGTCCAGCCGGGCGTGGAAGGCGTTTATTGCCAACGGTGATTTGTCCTACGCAGCGCAGGCTGATCATCTGCTGGGGCGCGAGGACAGCCCGTTCTGGGACGACATCCGCACGCCGCAGAAAGAGGACAAGGCAGTGATGCTTGCCCGCAGCTTCGCGGCCGCAATCACGGCCAGTGACACTCAGTTGGGCGGCGATCACAAAGCCTGGCAGTGGGGCAAATTGCATAGCTATACGTGGAAGAATGCCAATGGCCAGACCGTTCGCGGGCCGCTGGCGGCCGGTGGTGATCACACCACGTTGAACACCTCGGCGTTCGCCTGGGGCCTGGACTTCACCACCACGCGCGCGCCGTCGATGCGTTTTATCGTCGACTTCGGCCAGGCCGAACCGCTGATGGGGCAGAACGGTACGGGGCAATCGGGGAATCCGGTCAGCCCGAACTACCTCAATGGCATCGACGCGTGGTTGAAGGGGCAGTACATCGGCTTGCCGATGCAGCCGCAGAACTTCGATCGGGTTTACGGCAAAACGCGTTTGACTCTCACCCCCGGCAAATAA
- a CDS encoding DUF6231 family protein, translating to MNVAISSRTPQQALAALLDRYAPARLLLIGASEFPALTAFKEAHPHTCVAHAAPGALPAELAAQRFDVALVVDCLEHLPKRDGLNLLGGIRNLNASRIAVLADLAASGWQETDFYSLALQASERFQRDDQVLTLFTYDLLDYKQVPDWLNSRFWANPENFGKYWW from the coding sequence ATGAACGTCGCCATTTCTTCCCGTACGCCGCAACAGGCGTTGGCCGCTTTGCTGGATCGCTATGCACCGGCGCGCCTGTTGCTGATCGGCGCCAGTGAGTTCCCGGCGCTGACTGCTTTTAAAGAGGCGCATCCGCACACCTGCGTGGCCCACGCTGCGCCCGGCGCCCTGCCTGCAGAACTGGCAGCGCAACGTTTCGATGTGGCGCTGGTGGTCGACTGCCTGGAACATTTGCCCAAACGCGACGGCCTGAACCTGTTGGGCGGGATCCGCAACCTCAACGCCAGCCGCATCGCGGTGCTGGCGGATCTGGCGGCCAGTGGCTGGCAGGAAACCGACTTCTATTCACTGGCGCTGCAGGCCAGCGAACGCTTCCAACGCGACGATCAGGTGCTGACCCTGTTCACCTACGATCTGCTTGACTACAAACAAGTCCCCGACTGGCTCAACTCGCGGTTCTGGGCCAATCCGGAAAACTTCGGGAAATACTGGTGGTAA
- the dinG gene encoding ATP-dependent DNA helicase DinG: MISTELKTTIQGAYSRFLEAKSLKPRYGQRLMIAEIAKVLGDIDTDDEGRRSGDPAIVAVEAGTGTGKTVAYSLAAIPTAKLAGKRLVIATATVALQEQIVYKDLPDLMRNSGLNFSFALAKGRGRYMCLSKLDMLLQEGHAQTATAQLFEEEGFKIEVDEASQKLFTSMIEKLAGNKWDGDRDSWSTALEDADWARLTTDHSQCTNRHCPNFGQCAFYKAREGMGKVDVIVTNHDMVLADLALGGGAVLPDPRDTIYVFDEGHHLPDKAIGHFAHYTRLRSTADWLETTAKNLTKLLAQHPLPGDLGKLIEQVPELAREIKTQQQFMFSACEQVADFKPGEDVEGRERPRHRFVGGVIPEHMREMGIELKKGYSRLNDLFTRLTDLLKEGMDGEVNIGIASNQAEEWYPLFGSLLSRASGNWELWTAFTAEDPEDSPPMARWLTLAESGSLFDIEVNASPILAAETLRRSLWNVAYGCLVTSATLTALGTFDRFRMRAGLPKKAVTAVVPSPFHHADAGVLRVPDLKADPRDAAAHTAAIIRELPDLVEGSRGTLVLFSSRKQMQDVFDGLDRDWRKQVFIQGNLSKQETLNKHKARVDGGDSSVLFGLASFAEGVDLPGAYCEHVVIAKIPFSVPDDPVEAALSEWIEARGGNPFMEISVPDASLKLVQACGRLLRTEEDRGTITLLDRRLVTQRYGKAILNALPPFRREIS; the protein is encoded by the coding sequence ATGATCAGCACTGAACTCAAAACCACGATCCAGGGCGCCTACTCGCGTTTTCTAGAGGCCAAGAGCCTCAAGCCGCGTTACGGCCAGCGCCTGATGATCGCTGAAATCGCCAAAGTCCTCGGGGATATCGACACCGACGACGAAGGCCGGCGCAGTGGCGACCCCGCAATTGTTGCGGTGGAAGCCGGCACCGGTACCGGCAAGACCGTCGCTTACAGCCTGGCCGCGATCCCGACGGCGAAACTCGCCGGCAAACGCCTGGTGATCGCCACCGCGACCGTGGCCCTGCAAGAGCAGATCGTCTACAAGGATTTGCCCGACCTGATGCGCAACAGCGGGCTGAACTTCAGTTTCGCCCTGGCCAAGGGCCGTGGCCGCTACATGTGCCTGTCCAAGCTCGACATGCTGCTGCAGGAAGGCCATGCGCAAACCGCTACTGCTCAGCTGTTCGAGGAAGAAGGCTTCAAAATCGAGGTCGATGAGGCCAGTCAGAAGCTGTTCACCAGCATGATCGAGAAGCTCGCCGGCAATAAATGGGACGGCGACCGCGACAGTTGGTCCACGGCGCTGGAAGATGCCGACTGGGCGCGTTTGACCACCGATCACAGCCAGTGCACCAACCGCCATTGCCCGAACTTCGGCCAGTGCGCCTTTTACAAGGCCCGCGAAGGCATGGGCAAGGTCGACGTGATCGTCACCAACCACGACATGGTTCTGGCTGACCTGGCATTGGGCGGCGGCGCCGTTCTGCCTGATCCGCGCGACACCATTTACGTGTTCGACGAAGGCCACCATCTGCCGGACAAGGCCATCGGCCACTTCGCCCATTACACGCGCCTGCGTTCCACCGCCGACTGGCTGGAAACCACCGCGAAAAACCTGACCAAATTGCTCGCTCAGCATCCGCTGCCGGGGGATCTTGGCAAGTTGATCGAGCAGGTGCCGGAGCTGGCGCGGGAGATCAAGACCCAGCAGCAGTTCATGTTCAGCGCCTGCGAGCAGGTCGCCGATTTCAAACCCGGCGAAGACGTCGAGGGTCGCGAGCGGCCACGCCATCGCTTCGTCGGCGGGGTGATTCCCGAGCACATGCGCGAAATGGGCATCGAGCTGAAAAAAGGCTACTCGCGTCTCAACGACCTGTTCACCCGCCTGACCGACCTGCTCAAGGAAGGCATGGACGGCGAGGTCAACATCGGCATTGCCAGCAATCAGGCTGAAGAGTGGTATCCACTGTTCGGCAGTCTGCTATCGCGTGCCTCGGGCAACTGGGAACTGTGGACGGCGTTTACCGCCGAAGACCCGGAAGACAGCCCGCCGATGGCTCGCTGGTTGACCCTGGCCGAGAGCGGCTCGCTGTTCGACATCGAGGTCAACGCCAGTCCGATTCTCGCTGCGGAAACCTTGCGCCGCAGTCTGTGGAACGTGGCTTACGGCTGTCTGGTGACCTCGGCAACCCTGACCGCGCTCGGCACTTTCGACCGTTTCCGCATGCGTGCCGGTCTGCCGAAAAAAGCCGTCACCGCCGTGGTGCCGAGCCCGTTTCATCATGCCGATGCCGGTGTGTTGCGGGTGCCGGACCTCAAGGCCGATCCGCGCGACGCCGCCGCTCACACGGCCGCGATCATTCGCGAGTTGCCGGATCTGGTCGAAGGCTCGCGCGGCACGCTGGTGCTGTTCTCTTCGCGCAAACAGATGCAGGACGTGTTCGACGGTCTCGACCGCGACTGGCGCAAGCAAGTGTTCATTCAAGGCAACCTGTCGAAACAGGAAACCCTGAACAAGCACAAGGCGCGGGTTGATGGCGGCGATTCCAGTGTGCTCTTCGGTCTGGCCAGTTTCGCCGAGGGGGTGGACTTGCCGGGCGCGTATTGCGAACACGTGGTGATTGCCAAGATCCCGTTCTCGGTGCCGGACGATCCGGTCGAGGCCGCGCTGTCGGAGTGGATCGAGGCCCGGGGCGGCAATCCGTTCATGGAAATCTCCGTG
- a CDS encoding OmpA family protein has protein sequence MSIVRTALPLVLLTSVLTGCAGLQKTDWPTCAAVGGVVGAGLGATESSAWAGGGALIVGGMAAAYCWVHGDGDEDGDGVPDSRDKCPGTPKGVQVDADGCPPPAPAPVVEEAVVVKEETIVIRDVHFQFDKATLTGPDKQVLDKVATRLKQESSTAQLTVTGHTDSVGSDAYNKKLSDRRAHSVVEYLIQQGVPRASFVSVSGLGESQPVADNKSADGRAQNRRTEIKIVR, from the coding sequence ATGAGCATAGTTCGGACAGCATTACCCTTGGTTCTGCTAACCAGTGTGTTGACTGGTTGCGCAGGTTTGCAGAAAACCGACTGGCCGACCTGTGCGGCGGTCGGTGGTGTTGTCGGTGCCGGTCTCGGCGCCACCGAGAGCTCGGCGTGGGCGGGCGGTGGCGCTCTGATCGTCGGTGGCATGGCAGCAGCCTATTGCTGGGTGCACGGTGATGGCGATGAAGACGGCGATGGTGTGCCGGACAGTCGCGACAAGTGCCCGGGCACGCCTAAAGGCGTACAGGTCGATGCTGACGGTTGCCCGCCACCAGCGCCTGCACCTGTGGTTGAAGAAGCTGTAGTGGTCAAGGAAGAAACCATCGTTATTCGTGATGTTCACTTCCAGTTCGACAAAGCGACGCTGACCGGCCCTGATAAACAAGTGCTCGACAAGGTCGCCACGCGCCTGAAACAGGAATCCTCGACTGCGCAACTGACCGTGACCGGTCACACCGACAGCGTGGGCAGTGATGCCTACAACAAGAAACTGTCGGACCGTCGTGCGCATTCGGTGGTGGAATACCTGATCCAGCAAGGTGTACCGCGCGCCAGCTTCGTTTCGGTATCGGGTCTGGGTGAAAGCCAACCTGTGGCCGACAACAAATCCGCTGACGGTCGCGCGCAAAACCGTCGTACCGAAATCAAAATCGTCCGCTAG